DNA from Aquaspirillum sp. LM1:
TGGTGCCGCCATTGTTCGGCTTGCCGGCTTCCAGGAATTTCTGGCCGCCGTCGCGGATGATGAACGGCACCGAGGCAAACGATTCGGTGTTGTTGATGGTGGTCGGCTTGCCATACAGGCCAAACGAAGCCGGGAACGGCGGCTTGAAGCGCGGCTGGCCTTTTTTGCCTTCCAGCGATTCCAGCAGGGCGGTTTCTTCACCACAGATGTAGGCACCGTAACCATGGTGCGCGTACAGATTGAAGGTGAAGCCACTGCCCAGGATGTTTTCACCCATCAGGCCGGCGGCACGGGCTTCGTCGAGCGCGCGTTCAAACAGCGCATAGTCTTCGAAGATTTCCCCGTGGATGTAGTTGTAGGCCAGCTTCACCCCCATGGCGTACCCGGCGATGATCATGCCTTCAATCAGCGAATGCGGGTTGAAACGCAGGATGTCGCGGTCCTTGAAGGTGCCCGGTTCGCCTTCGTCAGTGTTGCACACCAGATACTTGTCGCCCGGAAAGTTGCGCGGCATGAACGACCATTTCAGCCCGGTCGGAAAACCTGCGCCACCCCGGCCACGCAGGCTGGAGTTCTTGACTTCGGCAATCACGTCATCCTGAGAGACGTTTTGCTGGAGGATGCGCTTGAGTGCGGTATAACCACCGCGCTTGACGTAGGCATCCAGCGTCCAGCAATTCGGGTCAGAGGTGTCGACGCCTTCGAAAATAACGCCTTGAGAGAAAACGGCCATGTTATTGCAGCTCCGCCAGTTTCTTGTCGATTGCTTCGTGCGTCATGAAGCTGCACATGCTGTGGTTGTTCACCAGCAGCACCGGAGCATCTCCACACGCGCCCATGCATTCACCTTCCACCAGCGTAAACTTGCCGTCAGCGGTGGTTTCGCCAAAACCGACACCAAGCTTGTGCTTCAGGTAGTCCGCACAGTCCACCCCACCGCCCAGCGCACAGGGCAGGTTGGTGCACACGGTAATCTTGTACTTGCCGACCGGTTTCAGGTCGTACATGTTATAGAAGGTGGCAACTTCGTATGCCGCCACCGGGGGAATCCCCAGGTAGTTGGCCACGAATTCGATGGTTTCAGTCGAAAGCCACCCGAGTTCAGTCTGGGCAATGCGCAAAGCGCCCATCACCGCCGATCGCGCCTGGTCTGCCGGGTATTTGGCAACTTCGCGATCAATCTGTTTCAGTGCATCTGGCGACAACATCAGCGGTCAATCTCCCCAAACACGATATCTTGCGTCCCGATGATGGACACCACGTCGGCAATCATGTGGCCGCGCACCATTTCGTCCAGACCGGACAAGTGGGCGTAACCCGGTGCGCGAATCTTCAGGCGGTAAGGCTTGTTGGCTCCATCCGATACCAGATAGATACCGAACTCACCCTTCGGATGTTCGATGCCAGCGTAGGCCTCGCCTTCCGGCACGTGCATCCCTTCGGAGAAGAGCTTGAAATGGTGGATAAGCTCCTCCATATTGCTCTTCATGCCCACGCGTGACGGCGGTGCCACCTTGTGGTTGTCGGTAATGACCGGGCCAGGATTTTTCTTCAGCCATTCCACACACTGCTTGATGATGCGGTTGGACTGACGGAACTCTTCCATACGCACCAGATAGCGGTCGTAACAATCGCCATTGACGCCAACAGGAATATCAAAATCGAGACGATCGTACACTTCATACGGCTGCTTCTTGCGCAGGTCCCAGGCCACGCCGGAACCGCGCAGCATCGGGCCAGAAAAGCCCAGCGCCAGCGCACGTTCGGGAGAGACCACGCCAATGCCGACGGTACGCTGTTTCCAGATGCGGTTGTCGGTCAGCAGGGTTTCGTATTCGTCAACGTAGGTCGGGAAGCGATTGGCAAAGTCTTCGATGAAGTCCAGCACCGAGCCCTGACGGTTTTCGTTCAGCTTGGCCAGTTGGCGGGCGTTCTTGATCTTGGACACCTTGTATTGCGGCATGGTGTCAGGCAGATCGCGATACACGCCACCAGGACGGTAATAGGCAGCGTGCATGCGCGCGCCGGATACCGCCTCGTACACGTCCATCAGGTCTTCCCGTTCGCGGAAGGCGTACAGGAACATGGTCATGGCACCGATGTCAATCGCGTGAGCGCCAATCCACAGCAGGTGGTTCAGGATGCGGGTGATTTCATCGAACATGACCCGGATGTACTGGGCGCGCAGCGGCACGTCCACGCCGAGCAGCTTTTCAATCGCCATCACATACGCGTGCTCGTTGCACATCATCGACACATAGTCGAGACGGTCCATGTACGGCACGGATTGCAGGAAGGTTTTATGTTCGGCCAGTTTTTCAGTGCCGCGATGCAGCAGGCCCACATGCGGATCGGCGCGCTGGACGACTTCGCCGTCGAGTTCAAGCACCAAGCGCAGCACACCGTGCGCAGCCGGGTGTTGCGGGCCGAAGTTCAGCGTGTAGTTACGGATGTTAGCCACCGTAGTTCTCCTCGCGAATGATGCGCGGTGTGTTTTCGCGCGGCTCGATGGTCACTGGCTGGTAGATCACCCGAGCCTGA
Protein-coding regions in this window:
- the nuoF gene encoding NADH-quinone oxidoreductase subunit NuoF, giving the protein MAVFSQGVIFEGVDTSDPNCWTLDAYVKRGGYTALKRILQQNVSQDDVIAEVKNSSLRGRGGAGFPTGLKWSFMPRNFPGDKYLVCNTDEGEPGTFKDRDILRFNPHSLIEGMIIAGYAMGVKLAYNYIHGEIFEDYALFERALDEARAAGLMGENILGSGFTFNLYAHHGYGAYICGEETALLESLEGKKGQPRFKPPFPASFGLYGKPTTINNTESFASVPFIIRDGGQKFLEAGKPNNGGTKLFSVSGHVNRPGNYEIPLGTPFATLLEMAGGMKNGKKLKAVIPGGSSAPVLPGNIMMDCTMDYDSISKAGSMLGSGAVIVMNEDICMVKALERLAYFYHEESCGQCTPCREGTGWLYRVIHRIEHGQGRADDLDLLTSVGNNMAGRTICALADAAVFPVRSFTKHFRNEFEHHIEHKKCLVEHKWC
- the nuoE gene encoding NADH-quinone oxidoreductase subunit NuoE — encoded protein: MLSPDALKQIDREVAKYPADQARSAVMGALRIAQTELGWLSTETIEFVANYLGIPPVAAYEVATFYNMYDLKPVGKYKITVCTNLPCALGGGVDCADYLKHKLGVGFGETTADGKFTLVEGECMGACGDAPVLLVNNHSMCSFMTHEAIDKKLAELQ
- a CDS encoding NADH-quinone oxidoreductase subunit D is translated as MANIRNYTLNFGPQHPAAHGVLRLVLELDGEVVQRADPHVGLLHRGTEKLAEHKTFLQSVPYMDRLDYVSMMCNEHAYVMAIEKLLGVDVPLRAQYIRVMFDEITRILNHLLWIGAHAIDIGAMTMFLYAFREREDLMDVYEAVSGARMHAAYYRPGGVYRDLPDTMPQYKVSKIKNARQLAKLNENRQGSVLDFIEDFANRFPTYVDEYETLLTDNRIWKQRTVGIGVVSPERALALGFSGPMLRGSGVAWDLRKKQPYEVYDRLDFDIPVGVNGDCYDRYLVRMEEFRQSNRIIKQCVEWLKKNPGPVITDNHKVAPPSRVGMKSNMEELIHHFKLFSEGMHVPEGEAYAGIEHPKGEFGIYLVSDGANKPYRLKIRAPGYAHLSGLDEMVRGHMIADVVSIIGTQDIVFGEIDR